In Rutidosis leptorrhynchoides isolate AG116_Rl617_1_P2 chromosome 2, CSIRO_AGI_Rlap_v1, whole genome shotgun sequence, one genomic interval encodes:
- the LOC139894162 gene encoding nuclear pore complex protein NUP50B-like — protein sequence MGDAENTLPPTKKRAAGRELSRDNPGLDDEEEVPGQETGTFKRASEEVLANRRIVKVKRSQTSSTPSAPSSNPFAAIRLVPPAGPTPTPTPVNNSQDIEKPSSEKIDSPESVNGKPKVEDGDNGKQPEPINSEVDKENNENKDKVEENAENTPVPEKKNDENKDKLDENDESAPAAGSVNSFGQLSSNQNAFTGLVGTGFSSSSFSFGSIPKIDQPTFPPFGFATNGNSSLFGNTDKTEGTKIPSMQEVQVETGEENETSVFAADSVLFEFLDGGWKERGKGELKVNVLTTGTKKARLVMRARGNYRLILNASIFPDMKLTNMEKKGITFACLNSIGEGQSGISTFALKFKDPSLVEEFRSVIMSHKGNTPAPVLKTPENSPKASDE from the coding sequence ATGGGGGATGCAGAGAACACACTTCCACCTACTAAAAAACGAGCTGCCGGGAGGGAATTATCCCGAGACAACCCTggtcttgatgatgaagaagaagttcCAGGACAAGAAACCGGCACATTTAAGAGAGCAAGTGAAGAAGTATTAGCAAACCGTAGAATCGTCAAAGTCAAACGCAGTCAAACGTCATCAACCCCATCCGCACCTTCTTCAAATCCCTTTGCAGCTATTCGTTTAGTACCTCCAGCGGGTCCCACACCCACTCCTACACCTGTTAATAATTCACAAGATATAGAAAAACCCTCTTCTGAAAAGATAGACTCGCCTGAAAGCGTGAATGGAAAACCAAAAGTGGAAGATGGTGATAATGGTAAGCAACCTGAACCAATCAATTCTGAAGTCGATAAAGAGAACAATGAAAACAAGGACAAGGTTGAGGAAAATGCCGAAAATACCCCTGTACCAGAGAAAAAGAATGATGAAAACAAGGATAAGTTAGATGAGAATGATGAAAGTGCTCCTGCAGCTGGATCTGTCAACTCATTTGGACAACTTTCAAGTAACCAAAACGCTTTCACGGGACTCGTCGGGACTGGATTTTCAAGTTCATCTTTTTCATTCGGGTCAATCCCGAAAATTGACCAGCCCACTTTCCCACCGTTCGGTTTCGCTACCAACGGGAACTCGTCCTTATTTGGAAATACTGATAAAACCGAGGGTACAAAAATACCATCTATGCAGGAAGTACAAGTGGAAACGGGTGAAGAAAATGAGACATCAGTTTTTGCAGCGGATTCTGTACTTTTTGAGTTTCTTGATGGCGGGTGGAAAGAGCGTGGTAAAGGAGAACTGAAAGTCAACGTTTTGACTACTGGAACAAAGAAAGCGAGACTTGTAATGAGAGCAAGAGGGAATTATCGTTTAATTTTGAATGCTAGCATCTTTCCAGATATGAAGCTGACAAATATGGAGAAAAAAGGGATCACTTTTGCGTGTTTGAACAGTATCGGCGAAGGGCAAAGTGGTATCTCGACATTTGCGTTGAAGTTTAAAGATCCGTCACTTGTTGAAGAGTTCCGTTCAGTTATCATGTCACATAAAGGTAACACACCTGCACCCGTTCTTAAGACACCTGAAAATTCTCCAAAGGCATCTGATGAGTAG